A genomic segment from Calditrichota bacterium encodes:
- a CDS encoding acetyl-CoA carboxylase biotin carboxyl carrier protein: MKETKLRKLIKLVEDSDIEELEISSWGKSVRIRKFILDHRPTSAAPQVRTEAPVAVEQVQVPVPVPPAVQPTTATQELPAPPAAVPAEDIIEIKSPMVGTFYRRPSPEAEPYVEVGDIISPGKVLCIIEAMKLMNEIESEVSGRILKILVENAQPVEYGQPLFQVQKL, from the coding sequence AAACAAAGTTACGCAAGCTGATCAAGCTCGTCGAAGACAGTGACATCGAAGAGCTGGAAATCTCCTCCTGGGGAAAAAGCGTCCGCATACGGAAATTCATCCTGGACCACCGCCCGACTTCTGCGGCGCCGCAGGTGCGCACTGAAGCGCCAGTTGCGGTCGAGCAGGTACAGGTGCCAGTACCGGTACCCCCCGCGGTGCAACCGACCACTGCGACCCAGGAGCTGCCCGCGCCACCAGCGGCAGTCCCTGCCGAGGATATCATCGAGATCAAGTCTCCCATGGTGGGCACCTTCTACCGGCGGCCCTCGCCCGAGGCCGAGCCCTATGTCGAGGTGGGAGACATCATCTCGCCAGGCAAGGTGCTCTGCATCATCGAGGCGATGAAGCTGATGAACGAAATCGAATCGGAGGTGTCAGGACGCATTTTGAAAATCCTCGTGGAGAATGCTCAGCCTGTGGAATATGGGCAGCCGCTGTTTCAGGTACAGAAGCTCTAA